TTGAGAAAATCCTGACTTTCTGGGACCGTTGCCGAAAGTGGATCGGGGAGGAGCTGGAATCGGCCAAATTGTATAAACAACTCAGCTATTCAGCACTTCTGTACCAGGAGGGCCGAACTGGTTTATGGGTAAATCCCGAGCTGGCGCTGGGTTTGAAATGGCTGAAAGAAAGCGAGCCGACCCTGGAATGGGCGCAGCGCTATGATCCTTTTTTCGAGCGGGCGATCAATTTTCTGGATTACAGTAAAAAGCAATTTGAACTCGAAGTAAGGCAAAAAGAAGACCGCCAGAAACGTGAGCTCCGCAAAGCAAGAGTCTTTGCTTCTGTGTTGGGTATCAGCTCATTAGTGTCGTTGCTTTTCCTGATCGTCGCATTGGTTTTAAGAACACAGGCGCAGCAGAGTGAAAAAACGGCTTTGGAAAAGGAAAGTCTGGCGTTGGAAGAAAGAAAACGCGCGGAGGACCAGACGCGGGAGGCGATCTCACAAAAGAAGATCGCTGAACAACAGGGCACGTTTGCCGAGCTGCAAAAAACATTAACCGAAGAGCAAAAGGCCATCGCAGTCCGCGAACAGGAAAAGGCGGTAAAGGAAAGCGTAGCGGCCAAGGCAGCCCGCTTAGTAGCGGAAGAGCAAAAAGTACAGGCAGATAATGCGAGAAGGGCTGCCGTACAGTCTCAAAAAGAGACAGAAGTTCAGAAAGAATATGCGGTAAGTGCGCAGAAAGAATCGGAGCGCCAGAAGATACTGGCGCAAAGTGCACAGAAAGAAGCCGAAAGTTCCAGGAACGATGCATTGAAACAGCGCTCGAAAGCCGTAGCGCGATTCATTGCGATACAATCCTTTCAAATGCCCGCCGGCGACGATCTGGCTGCTTTGCTGGCTTTGAAAGCTTACGATTTTAACGTTAAAAATGGAGGTGAAAGAGAGAATCCCGATATTTTTAATGCCTTGTCCAAAGCCGCCGGTGCCAAAGCTACATTGCTGGGACACAATGATATAGTGCGCGTTGTCGCCGAGCCGCGGGGAGGTAATGCCGTATTTGCAAGTGCGGGTGACGATGGGGTAGTGAATTTGTGGAACTACCTCGTGCCTGCAACCAGGCCCGTTGCATTCCGAAATCCGAAACAGACATTCAAAAGTATCCGCGCGCTGGCATTTACGCACGATGGGAAAACGGCGTTTACAGGTTCTTCAAATGGACAGATCGTTCGCTGGGACAACTTTGCGGCTGGCAGCACGCCTACCAGGACACTGATCGCGCACGATGGTATTATCCTGTCTATGCGTATCAGAAATGCAGACGACAAGCCGCAGCTCATCTCAGTCAGCTCGACAGGACAAGTCCGGATCTGGGATATCAGTGACAAAAAGCTGGATGTACTCAAAAACCTCAATCTCGGCGCTGAAATATCGTGCGTGGAGTTTATCCGGGGGACGCCTTACGTGCTGTTTGGTACCGGAAACGGAAAAGTGATCCGGCTGGATATAGACAAGCCCCAGGTAAAGCCGGTTGAATACAACTTCGGTAATATCAGAGGCAGGTTGATCTCCATGACCCTCTCCCCCGATCAGAAGCAGCTGTATTTCGGCACAAGTGAAGGAATGCTGTATTCCGTGCGTATGCAACGTGATGAGCCGGTACCGAATTCTTTGTCGGGCACACAGGGTACTCACACGTCCGGAATCACCAAAATCGCATTCGCGCCCGACGGAAGCCGCATTGCCACAGCCTGTTACGATTGGAAGATCAGGATATGGAGCGCGCAGGATGATTTGTCGAAACAGCAGCCGGTGGTGCTCAGTGATTTTGATTATTGGGTAATGGACATCCGGTTTTCAAATGACGGGAAAAAACTGCTTGCCACTGGCGCAGACAAAACCGTACGCGTCTGGGATATCAACTCTGCCGCTTTGTTTGCGGAAGTTTCCAAAAAAGTATCAAGGGATTTGACAGAAGAAGAATGGGACCAGTATATCGGCAAGGATATTCCTTACGAAAAGCTTTCCCGAAATATCCGATAGCGCAAGATGAGAAGATTTGTACCCCTGTTTTTCATGGCGATCCTGGCATTGGGCCAATACACCTTTGCGCAGGGTGATTGCGATGCCTCGGTAATTGTGCCGGAGGCTGACCGGAAATATCGTACAGGCAATTTTGACGAGGTTTTTCAAATATTAAACCCTTGTCTGAAAACAAAATTCTCCCCCAATGCGCAGGTTCAGGCTTACAAGATCATTGCATTGACCTACCTCGCGCTCGACTCACTTCCGCAGGCGGGGCAGGCAGTTCGTAACCTGCTTATAGCCAATCAGAACTACGAACCAGAATTTTCTTCGCTACCACAGTTCAAAGACCTGGTTGCACAGCAGAAGGACATGATGGACCGGATTATTCAGATCACTTCGGTTTCCAAAAAGGCGGAAAATCTTTTGCAGGTGCCTGCTACGGTGACCGTTTTAACGAGCAATGATATTTTGAAAAGAGGTTACAAAGACCTCACCCAAATGCTGAATGATATTCCCGGCTTCGACGTGATCCGAGGTAACGGGCCTTCTTATGTGACATTTTACCAGCGCGGGTATCGTTCAACTTCCAATGACCGGACCATTTTGCTGGTGGACGGAGTGGAAGAAAACGATCTGAATTCTGATAATATTCCTATTTCCAGGCAATATGCATTGTCTGATATCGAGCGTGTGGAAGTGATTTACGGGCCGGCTTCTACGATGTATGGGGCAAATGCATTTATGGGTGTGATCAACCTGATTACTAAAAGGCATTTGGACCGGGAAATGCCCGAGGGCAGGAAAGTGGATTTTTCGGGAAGTGGTCAGATCAGGTATGGATCAATGAATACGAAAGTCGTGGACGGTACCCTGACCGTTCGCTCGAAAGACGTGGCAGTGTCGGTTACCTCGCGCTATTTCTTTTCTAATGAGCTGGATTACAGTAAATACCGTGAATGGGACTATTCGCCGAGAACAGCTGATAATTATCCTACGCAACAAAACCTGATAGGAGCGGCGGCGTTGAAATACTACAACGACAACAAACTGTCGACACAATTTCCCGGCAGTGACCTGTACCAGATCGGGTACGATGCAGCCGGGACTGTGAATGCATTAAGCCTCACAGCCGCCGGAAAAGCCAGAGCAGCGGAGCTGGATAATCAAAATCTGTTTCAAACCAGTATCAACGGAAATCCGGTCGGCTTCAATGACGATTCACGGAATTTTTATGTTCGTGCTAAGATCGAATTCAAGGATTTCATGATTTCCCTGATGAGTTGGAAAACCAACGAAGGCGCTACGCCCTGGTATACCAACCGCTCCCGGATCGTAACGGAAGATCTTTCCAGGTGGGTAGCGAACAACAAGGCTTTCTCGCTGACTTACAACAAGTTCATTTCAGACAGAGTACAAATCCTGAACCTTACGTCCTACCGCCTGCACGAGCTCAACGGGGCGACCAATCTGCCTACTTACCGGGGCTATTTCAACGGCAGCTACGGTATCGCCGACCTTTTGAACCAAAAAAAACCAACCTACGCCACGCCTTACTGGTACCGGGTTTCGAATCAGCTGAGGAATGAATTTCGCGTGCTCTGGACACCCTTGCCTAAAATGGATATCAATAGCGGCATTGAGATCCGGAACAGTATCATTCAGGCCAATTATATCACATCGGCATTCGAAGGGGCAGACGAAACGGGCCGGCCGGATTCGACCCTCGCAGGCGGTGATAATTTCAGGGTTTTTGACATCGGGCTTTTCAGCCAGGGCACTTATAACTGGACGGATAATCTGAAAATGGTACTGGCTACCAGGCTGGATTACAATCAGATACGTTCGAAGGGCGGCTATGGTTTTGTGTTCAACCCGCGCATCAGCCTTATTTACACGAGGGGCATGTTTGTTTTTAAAGGTATTTACGCAGAGGCATTTAAAGATGCTTCCTATCTTCAAAAATACGCGACAACCCGTGAGCGGCTTCTTAACAATCCAACTTTACAGCCCGAGCGCGTGAAGAATGTGGAAGGTAGCGTATCCCTGCGTTTCAGCAAGGCGCTCTCATTGAATGTTTCCGGATATGTTGCCAATTACAGCAACGCAGTAGGCCTGGCGACGGCCACACTGCCCACCGGCGCCAGTACGAGCCAGTTTCAGGCACTGGGCAAGCAGCGGATCGTCGGCTTGCAGTCGGAGGCACGCTATGATAGGAAGAAACTGAATGTCTGGGGAAATTTCACTTATAGCAATCCCCGCGATTTAAGTAAAGTCGAAGGGCAAAAGATCCCTGTCAGTGATATCGCGCCCTGGTCGGCTAATATAGGAGCGGTGTATGAGCCTGTCAGGAATCTGAGTGTCAGCGTTACCAATAATTATATAAGTGCCAGGAAATCAGGTGTTGGCACGTCAGGCAGCAGTAATCCAATCACCCGTTTTAAACCGGTTTACCTGCTCGGCTCAGCGGTTACCTATCAAAATATCTTCCATAAAGTGAGCCTGCAGTTACAGGTTTCGAACATTTTAAACCATGCATATTTCGTCCCCGGGATCCGGGCTGCGGAAGGTGTTACTTCGGCTTCCAGGTACCCGCAGGAAAAGCGGGTGTTTTCAATCGGGTTGCTCATTGATACAAACGGAAAATAACACAGAAATGAACGCAATGCTTAACACTCCTCTATTGATGAAAACAAGTTTTGAAATCGGAAACCCGGAGTTCCTGCTGACAAAGCTGGATTATCCTGAGCGCCTCGACGAAATGGGTGCATTGCGTGTAGCAGCATGGAAAGAGGAGCAGGGGGTCAGTAAGGAGTTTTTCTCGCATAAGTTCTGGCTAGATGACGAAGACCTGCTGGCTCATCACTGGGTAATTACACACAACAAAGTGATCGTTGCTGCTGCCAGGATGAGTTTTCACAAGGAATACAGTGCGGTGCCACATGCCGATCTCTTTGACGAAGCACTGCTGGGCAGGTTTGCAGAGGGGCCTTTTGCTTCACTTAACCGCCTGGTGGTCGCACCGGAATACAGGGGAAAGGGCTTTTCGGGCATTTTGGATCACGCCCGGATCCGTTTCGCTGAAACGCAGGGCGCCAGGTCGATCATCGCCCAGCCGATCGCGTCTCGGATCAAGCCGCTGGAAGATCTGGGGTTTGAGTATCTGGGCAAAATTCGCCCGCTCTACCAGATGCCGGAGCGCCAGATTTATTTTATGATCAAGGAATTAAACCCGAGGAATTGAAAATACCAGGTAACATATCGCGGATGCTGAACATCAGAAAGGGAGAGGAAAAGCTCGTCTCCCTGCTGATGGCCTACTCGTTTTTCATGGGAGGGGCGACCGCTTTATTTTACACCGTGGTCGCTTCTTCGTTCCTGGTGAGCTTCGACCGCCTGATCCTGCCGCAGGTTTACATTGTAGGCGGTGTATTCATTTACCTGGTTGGATTGGGAGTGACGCGCCTTCAAAAAAGAATGCCATTCGATAAGCTGGCTGAAAGGATGCTGCTGTTTCTGATCGTTTCTATTGCGGTTTTTCTCGGGATTTACCATGCCACCGGAAACAAATGGATCTTCTTCGTGCTATTTATCTGGAACAGGGTTTTCGTTTTGGTAAATGGCGTCACGTTTTGGGCGATAGTCGCAAAGCTGTTCAATTTTCAGCAATCGAAAAGGCTTTCATCCCTGATCAATACCGGCGACGTTCTTTCATCGGTGATCATGTACCTTGCTGTGCCAGCTCTGGTGAAACTAGTACCTACGGACGCTCTGCTGATCGTTGCGGTGGTTTTTCTGGTTATTTGCGGTGTTTTCCTGAGGAATATCCATCACAACTTCGTCACGCCCGAGGTTTTGAAAGCGGAGGTCAAAACTGAACCGGCGGAAAAACAGGCGGAAACGAATGTAGATGCGACCTATTACCGCAACATTTTTCTGCTCGCGCTGCTGCCGGTGTTCGCATTGTTTTATGTGGAATATATCTTCTTTACCGAATCACGCATTATTTTTCCGAACAAAGAATCGCTGGCCAGCTTTCTGGGATTGTTTTTTGGTATTTCCGCTATTCTGGAATTTTTCATCAAAACATTCCTTTATAACAGACTGATCGCAAAATTCGGCGTTCGGCTGGGCATATTGATCCTTCCGCTGAGCGTGGTTTTCAGCTTCACGGTTTCGGTGGTTTATGGCCTTGGCTATGATACAGCCGCGATTTTCTTTGCTTGCGTGGCCTTGTCCCGCTTTTTTATGAGCGCGATCAGAAAAGCGATCAGCGAGCCGGCTTACCAGACATTATATCAACCCATCCCGGCCAAATTCAGGCTCAATATCCAGGGACGGATCGAGGGCAGGGCAAAGGCGATGGGCGGGCTGATCGCAGGTGCTTTGCTGTTTGTGCTGGTGAACCTGTTAAATCTTAATGCATTACAGCTTTCGGCTTTTTTCCTGGCAATTGCATTGTTTTGGGCCGTGGTCTCGGTTTTGGGTCAGAAATCGTATAAAAAAATGGTGCGCGATAAGGAATTTCAATTTCCGCAACGTAAAAAGCGGGCAGGTGAAATTCCGGAACGTGCCGCGATCGACAAGCCTTTCGATATGCTGGTGCGACAGGTGTTTTCAGATCAGGAATCTGACAGGGTAGAGGCGGCTTTTGGGCTGGGCAAGTGTCACCGGTTTTTATCTTACAAATACCTGATCCCTTTATTACAGGATAAAAGTCCGATTGTCCGCAAAGCGGCTATTTACACAGCAGGTGAGCTGAAAAGGCCGGAACTATGGCCTTACCTGATGGAGCAAATGGAAATCGACAGGTTTTACACGGCGTCGTTCAATGCACTTGTAAAGTCGGGAGGGCCTTTGCTTAAACATATCGAGAAGTCATTTCTCAGCAGCAATGATAACCGTGACCGACAACTGCATATACTCAAAATCGTAGAGGAAATAGGGAATGCCGATGCGATCCGGTTTTTGCGGCGTAACCTGGAAAATCCGAACCGTTTTGTAAAAGATAAAGTGTTCGACGCGTTGCGCAACCTGCAATATAACTGCAACAGCACCGAGCGGAGCTATTTGCTGAGCGAACTGGACGAGCATTTAAAAATTTTTGCATGGCTCCTGGCGGCACAATCCGATTTGCAAGAGCACTATGCGCCGGAAGCCCAGCTGATGCAAAATCTGGAACGGGAAAAGCAGCGCATTATTCTTAAAGCATTTACGGTACTCGAAATCATATTTGGCAACCGCTTTCACGCGATTACCTTGCTGAAAGGGGAGCAGGCGACCGATGCGCGCGACTATCTCACCGAGATCACAGACCTCCTTTTACCCGAAAATGTTAAAAACAAGCTGTTGCCTTACCTGGACAGCGATTCGACGACCGAAATGTATCGGCGTTACAACGAAATTTTCCCTCAGGTAACATTGTCCCCGGAAGAGCGGCTGAAAGATATCGTTAACAAAGATTACACAAGGATTTCCAGGTGGACGAAAGCAGTTGCCGTGAAGGAACTGAAACATTTCTCTGCCGAGAGCGTAACGCCGATACTGGTGGCAAATGGAGTATCGCACTCAAAAGTAATATCCGAGACTGCTTTTTATGTATTAAGGATTGTCAATCCGGCGCGGTTCAGGTCGGTTTTGAATGTGGTTTCGCGGAACAATGACCGGTTTCATTTGCAGATCATGCAGCCGCTCGAATGGCTGGCGGAAGAGGACCTGTTAATCTGCAAGCTTAGAAGATTACGGGAAACGCCCGGTTTGGGCAGGCTTTTGAATGGTGAGCTGCAAAAGGTGTTGCTCAATTCCGAATATTTTAAAGAGCAGGAAGGCCAGATGATCGACCTGCAAAAGGCGGCCGGCAGAGCCGATATTTCAATTCTCGTCACTTACGGGAAGCTGCT
This Dyadobacter sp. UC 10 DNA region includes the following protein-coding sequences:
- a CDS encoding GNAT family N-acetyltransferase encodes the protein MKTSFEIGNPEFLLTKLDYPERLDEMGALRVAAWKEEQGVSKEFFSHKFWLDDEDLLAHHWVITHNKVIVAAARMSFHKEYSAVPHADLFDEALLGRFAEGPFASLNRLVVAPEYRGKGFSGILDHARIRFAETQGARSIIAQPIASRIKPLEDLGFEYLGKIRPLYQMPERQIYFMIKELNPRN
- a CDS encoding WD40 repeat domain-containing protein translates to MVEKSTLSNPFPGLRSYEHEDHALFFGRDSHIRELKSKLLDGRFLALIGSSGSGKSSLIKAGLIPSLEKSDDRKVWKVIIFRPGGNPVRNFAVALKTAFRANDPLWENRDPAALEKEISENPQKALDLLSAVHDRNILLVIDQFEELFRYELADDFSGRNNTLAFVQLLLALINQRQFPVHAVITMRSDYLDHCTEFNGLTEVINKGYYLLPKMNTAEVRQVIEGPVAASGVSIEPELVDGLLKELSENPDYLPILQHALMRTWDRWKATKTLAVPIARTDYEAIGTMQQSITQHAEEIYTQQLDEKRRNAAAKLFKALIVLGPSDTSSLHPTVLREIIQITGIPDYLLIDVVMVFRENGVSFLTPKPGVKIDHDSIIDVSVEKILTFWDRCRKWIGEELESAKLYKQLSYSALLYQEGRTGLWVNPELALGLKWLKESEPTLEWAQRYDPFFERAINFLDYSKKQFELEVRQKEDRQKRELRKARVFASVLGISSLVSLLFLIVALVLRTQAQQSEKTALEKESLALEERKRAEDQTREAISQKKIAEQQGTFAELQKTLTEEQKAIAVREQEKAVKESVAAKAARLVAEEQKVQADNARRAAVQSQKETEVQKEYAVSAQKESERQKILAQSAQKEAESSRNDALKQRSKAVARFIAIQSFQMPAGDDLAALLALKAYDFNVKNGGERENPDIFNALSKAAGAKATLLGHNDIVRVVAEPRGGNAVFASAGDDGVVNLWNYLVPATRPVAFRNPKQTFKSIRALAFTHDGKTAFTGSSNGQIVRWDNFAAGSTPTRTLIAHDGIILSMRIRNADDKPQLISVSSTGQVRIWDISDKKLDVLKNLNLGAEISCVEFIRGTPYVLFGTGNGKVIRLDIDKPQVKPVEYNFGNIRGRLISMTLSPDQKQLYFGTSEGMLYSVRMQRDEPVPNSLSGTQGTHTSGITKIAFAPDGSRIATACYDWKIRIWSAQDDLSKQQPVVLSDFDYWVMDIRFSNDGKKLLATGADKTVRVWDINSAALFAEVSKKVSRDLTEEEWDQYIGKDIPYEKLSRNIR
- a CDS encoding MFS transporter — encoded protein: MLNIRKGEEKLVSLLMAYSFFMGGATALFYTVVASSFLVSFDRLILPQVYIVGGVFIYLVGLGVTRLQKRMPFDKLAERMLLFLIVSIAVFLGIYHATGNKWIFFVLFIWNRVFVLVNGVTFWAIVAKLFNFQQSKRLSSLINTGDVLSSVIMYLAVPALVKLVPTDALLIVAVVFLVICGVFLRNIHHNFVTPEVLKAEVKTEPAEKQAETNVDATYYRNIFLLALLPVFALFYVEYIFFTESRIIFPNKESLASFLGLFFGISAILEFFIKTFLYNRLIAKFGVRLGILILPLSVVFSFTVSVVYGLGYDTAAIFFACVALSRFFMSAIRKAISEPAYQTLYQPIPAKFRLNIQGRIEGRAKAMGGLIAGALLFVLVNLLNLNALQLSAFFLAIALFWAVVSVLGQKSYKKMVRDKEFQFPQRKKRAGEIPERAAIDKPFDMLVRQVFSDQESDRVEAAFGLGKCHRFLSYKYLIPLLQDKSPIVRKAAIYTAGELKRPELWPYLMEQMEIDRFYTASFNALVKSGGPLLKHIEKSFLSSNDNRDRQLHILKIVEEIGNADAIRFLRRNLENPNRFVKDKVFDALRNLQYNCNSTERSYLLSELDEHLKIFAWLLAAQSDLQEHYAPEAQLMQNLEREKQRIILKAFTVLEIIFGNRFHAITLLKGEQATDARDYLTEITDLLLPENVKNKLLPYLDSDSTTEMYRRYNEIFPQVTLSPEERLKDIVNKDYTRISRWTKAVAVKELKHFSAESVTPILVANGVSHSKVISETAFYVLRIVNPARFRSVLNVVSRNNDRFHLQIMQPLEWLAEEDLLICKLRRLRETPGLGRLLNGELQKVLLNSEYFKEQEGQMIDLQKAAGRADISILVTYGKLLFPKAGIVGAGEIRSISDLKQMDVAMTAKVLESTEFYMVEDYLLNELKVTGHTTQEAILTS
- a CDS encoding TonB-dependent receptor plug domain-containing protein, encoding MRRFVPLFFMAILALGQYTFAQGDCDASVIVPEADRKYRTGNFDEVFQILNPCLKTKFSPNAQVQAYKIIALTYLALDSLPQAGQAVRNLLIANQNYEPEFSSLPQFKDLVAQQKDMMDRIIQITSVSKKAENLLQVPATVTVLTSNDILKRGYKDLTQMLNDIPGFDVIRGNGPSYVTFYQRGYRSTSNDRTILLVDGVEENDLNSDNIPISRQYALSDIERVEVIYGPASTMYGANAFMGVINLITKRHLDREMPEGRKVDFSGSGQIRYGSMNTKVVDGTLTVRSKDVAVSVTSRYFFSNELDYSKYREWDYSPRTADNYPTQQNLIGAAALKYYNDNKLSTQFPGSDLYQIGYDAAGTVNALSLTAAGKARAAELDNQNLFQTSINGNPVGFNDDSRNFYVRAKIEFKDFMISLMSWKTNEGATPWYTNRSRIVTEDLSRWVANNKAFSLTYNKFISDRVQILNLTSYRLHELNGATNLPTYRGYFNGSYGIADLLNQKKPTYATPYWYRVSNQLRNEFRVLWTPLPKMDINSGIEIRNSIIQANYITSAFEGADETGRPDSTLAGGDNFRVFDIGLFSQGTYNWTDNLKMVLATRLDYNQIRSKGGYGFVFNPRISLIYTRGMFVFKGIYAEAFKDASYLQKYATTRERLLNNPTLQPERVKNVEGSVSLRFSKALSLNVSGYVANYSNAVGLATATLPTGASTSQFQALGKQRIVGLQSEARYDRKKLNVWGNFTYSNPRDLSKVEGQKIPVSDIAPWSANIGAVYEPVRNLSVSVTNNYISARKSGVGTSGSSNPITRFKPVYLLGSAVTYQNIFHKVSLQLQVSNILNHAYFVPGIRAAEGVTSASRYPQEKRVFSIGLLIDTNGK